The nucleotide sequence tagaaGTGGCATGTACAAGGTGTATCCGAGCTGGGAGTTCGTCactgtgttgggggtggggcacaggaTCAGCAAGACTGCACACAGAATGTGCTGGAGAGTGAGAGTTTACCAGGAAGAGAGCTCTTCAGTGTTAGTCCCTTCATGGAGCGGGAATAACAAAGGTATgagaaagggactggagaggtggctcgaggaacagagtgcttgctgctcgcacagaggaccagagttcagtccgcAGTGCCCAcatcagcagctcacaaccacctctatcTCCAACCCCAGAGAACCCCTAGCCCCGctccatgggcacccacacaGCACATCAcattaattaaagaataaaactagGTAGATGGTGAGAACATGGGATCTTCAGGAAACTGTAAGCTATTCATTAAGgtggacaggaagaaaagaaacataaccTGGCATGGTTGCAAGGGAAACTCATCACTCTGGAGGCTgcaggaggagttcaaggtcaggacCCAGGACAGCACAGTAAACTGCACAATGAACCTGAGGACTACAGACACTGTCCAGAGGCAGCCTGAACAAAATTCATGGGAAAGAGCCCAGTTTGTTGGTGTGCTTTTGTTGTTAGTCATTTGTTTTGTTAGAGCCATGATCTCACACTCATtagtcttcctgcttctgcctcccgagtactgtgACTACGTGTGAGCACCACCCTGCCCTCCAAATCACTATTTTAAGAACACTCCCCCCTCACCTGAGATGTCCCCCTTCTCCCTGAACCCCTAATGGCACAGAAATGTATGTGGAACACTCAACATCTAGCCGTGACATCATCATTCTGAAGGAGAAATGAAaggctttttaaagatttgtttttatgtagatTGTCTTGCCTGCAATTatatatatgcaccatgtgcatgcccggtacccatgaaggccagaagagagtacttGGATCCATTGAAACTGGAGTCTTACAGAGTGGCCTCAATGGCACAAAAATTGTGACATCCATGTGACCACGACTTTGTGGCAGAAcatttgcctggcatgcaggagGCCTTGAGCTCCATCCCCAACACTACAAAAGCAGGATGGCACAAAAGTAAATAACTTCTCTGATGGTATAACACTAAAAATAGGGcatggtgccgggcggtggtggtgcacgcctttaatccgagcactcgagaagcagaggcaggcggatctctatgagttctaggccagtctggtctacctagcaagttccagaccagcagagctacatagtgagaccctgtctcaaaatacaaaagtttCTGTTAGCAAGAGACAAAAGCACAAAATGTATTATGCATATGTTGAATTTGGCAAGAGTGGAGGGCTGAATAAGAAAAGCAGTTAAGAATTCAGTAAGAAGTGGGCCCACTTCTTTCGCGCAAATCTGTACTCTTTCCTCCAGTCTGTGAGATTCTACCTGAGAAAAAGTTACCAAAGAATCACAGAATTCTAGACACTGAAGAAAATTTGTCTTCAATAGAAAGCATAGATCACGTCCTGGGATCAAAGATGGGGCAGCGTGCAGGTGGGCAGTGATGACCATGCCTTTATCctgccactcaggaggcagatctctgtgaggttaaggccagcctgctctatagagtGACTTCAAGGACAGCCACAGCCACGCAGAGAAactgtctgggggagggggagtggcaGGAACAAATGGTCAGAACTGGGTGTTTGAAGGGAACTTCATTTCCAGCCACAGCCCAGGTTACCTTTCAGTTTATCTTTAATGGTTTCTGATAGATGTTTTGTGAGATGAGGCATTTCATCTGGAGAATATTCAGCGCTTGCCAGTTCCTCTTTGAGCACGGCATGGATGCAGTCTTTAACCACAGAGGGTCTAAACCTAAATCAAACAATTTGAGAACATCTAAATGTCAGCTCAGCATCCCAACATCCTTCTCACTTCAGCCTTTTTGTCAGCAGCAGCCTTAAAAACTGTATCTAGTTGTGAAgtcactgggaggtggtggtgcacacctttaggtcccagcactcaagaggctgaagcaggaggatctctgtgagttggaggccagcctggtctacagagtgagttccgggacagccagggctaggaAAGCCCTGACTGAAgacaaaaaaatacatgaaatactGTATCTAGGgcctgagaatgtagctcagtgtaaAGAACTTGCCTTGCATGAATGAGGCTCTGTTTTCCATCTCTAGCACTGGCCCCACCTGATACTGTTATTTACTTCTTACGTCCTTTCTTCTTACATTTACTTTGAGTCAGGATGTCTGTGTGGGAGTCGGCTCCTTCCTTTCACTACCAAGGTCTccaggactgagctcaggtcatcGGGTCTCAAGTCAAGCACCTTCACCAGCTGGGTCATCTCACTggtctctttctatttatttatgtgcacatttgcctatgtgtatgtatgtgcaccacgtaTAACGCCTGATGCCCCTGGAGTTACAAACAACAGTGAGctgcccatgtgggtgctgggaaccaaacctgggtacTCTGCAGGGCAGCAGATGCTCTTAATtgttctccagcccctgcttatTTCACAGAATGCTAAGCTTCTCTTCAAACAAGTCTCATAGGAACATACCTGTTAATAACCCCGTTCTGTACCATTTCCAAAGGAAACACAGCTCAGGACATTCCATACATTAGAACATTTGCTGCGGTAACTGCACACACCTTTTTCAATATCCATGGGGAAACTGCTGCATGAAGTTGCTATCACATATAGGACTACTCTACATTTTAAAGACgtacttatattttatatttttggtgttttgcttgcatgtatgtctgtagaggccagaagatagcATCTGATCCTATGGAACTACAGTTACGGATGGTTGaaagccgccatgtgggtgctgtacTCCACTCCTCTGGAGGAGGAGCTGtaggaccctcaccccttattctcaaaggggcgagaagaaatttcctagcagaatgttttcccaggaagatagtagccttcccctctcccacccggAAGATTCCGAGCACAATGTCACTTAgcccagcccagccagccacctggtacaggctgataaagatggcctaactcaggaacagtggccttgctctaagaacaaggaaaaagctgacttagcagaatgggagggagcaaaacTCCTTGCATCcgtgccaaagcagcttcaaaaagcctctttgtagttatgcctttaaaagcttaccccacagaggagatacaactcctctctctacctcactATAACGGGATTAGTAAATAGGGGTTCCAAATATGTTTGTagtatgctgattaaaccttgcttattacagtctgggcctctctggtggtcgtATCTGGGCACAAGAGAGCcaatgctctaaaccactgaggcGTATCTTCAGGCCTTCACCTtggattttgaggcagggtctctcacgaGGTCTTGCACATGAGGCTATCCTGGCCAGAGAGTTTCAGATCCTGTTTCTCCAATACCAAGACCAAATCTCCATCACTAGGATCACAATATGCAACGACTTTAGTGGGtgcaggaattgaactcaggacttgatGCTTTCAGAGCAAGCACATTGACAGACAGAACTCtctacagccccccccccaatctaCACCCCCTTACCCCtcgaattaaaaataaaaatatatcctcTCTCGGttccagtgagatggcttagctggtaTTGcagtcaagcctgatgacctaaattcaatctcAGGAACCACATAATGGAAGAACTGAACAGAACCAATTtcaacaagttgtcctctgaccacaagTGCATAGCACAGGTGAGCACGCGGTAACTCTCAGAGTACTGCCAGCAAATTGCTTGTTTCCAGCCTCTGTTTTTTCTGTCCCTGGTATGCACCCCCTAAAGCCTCCGAGAGGTCAACCACTCCCATGAGCCAGTCTAGGGGTCCCGGGAAGACCGGCCAATCCCGTGGCAGAGCTCTGCTTTGGAAAAGTCGCCACGTCGGAACGCCAAAGCCCGCCCAGCTCCGCCCCTCTCCGCGTCTCCTTGGCGACACTGAAGCGCCCGGGCCCCACTCCCGACCGACTTCGCCCGCCGCCGTGCCCAGACCGCTACGCGCCTTTGCTGGAAAATGGGCCTCAGAATATAGGTGTTCTCCGGCTCCCCTGAATTCTTGTCGGCCTCGAACAAGCCCTCGGAGGCGCCGACTGATATGGACCGGCTTTTGGTGGACGCGGCCATGGTCCCGCGTCTGGACCAGCGGATCTCTAGAGAGAGGCCCGGCCGGTTGCTGCGGCCCAGAGGTCCCAGAGCGCGTCCCCAGGGCAACGGGTCGCTCACGTGACATCCATAGCCATGCCCCCTTTTGGCGCCTGCGCACTGGCTGCTGCTAATGGTGCCTTGGAGTCTGGGGTTAGGGAACCTTACCGCTTGCTGGCACCCAGCAAGCAGCGGGACCACCCCAGACtaacttccttctgtttcttctcttcctgtttttgagacaggtggcCTCGAATTCGCTAGGTAGCCGAAGGTACCGCTGAACTCCGGCCTCGACCTTCCCAGGTTTGGGATAACGGGCATGCACCACCGTGCTAAATTTTATGAGTGCCAGAGCTAGAACTCTACTGAGTCATATCTATGCACACTGTTCCTCCTGGTTTTGGACAACTTGTGAATTAAAAGAAAGAGTCAACAGTAGaatttatgtataattttttgttttaatttttgaggcaagatttttttaattttagttgaaatttattttatacacTATATTCTTATCATGCTTTCTCCTTATGCCAGTTCCACCAGATCCCCCTCACCTCCCTGTCAGATCCAAAGGAAACTCTAATTCGCTCAACTCCAAAGGGCAGCCCAAATATCCAGAAATTAACTCCTGCTGGACTGTAGGAATTCTGGCTGTGAGATAAAAGCCAGCATTGCTCAAGAACCTGTGGAACTGGTTATGCCTTCCCTCCTGCAGAAAGAACATTGGTCTACTCTTACAGCATATCAAAGTGTgtactggcctccaggctccctcacaGATAACTCTGGCCACGTCCAGTCTCCTGGCCACGTTCAGTCAACTTTATTCTCTGCTCTGGACTTTTTCAAATGACTCTGGCTATTCTCTCATATCTATAATAAAAACCTTAGTCATGTCATGCTGGCAATTTCTTTACTATGTCCTCTTGAATACACTTCCTACCCCAACCCCAGCTCAagactctgctctctctctctctctctctctctctctctctctctctctctctctctctctctctcttgaaaaaaaaaaaaacgaaaaagcCAGGTCTGATGGCTTTAATTTCAGCAGTTTGGAGGCATTGGCAACAGATTTtggagtttgtggccagcctgttttacagaggGAGTGTAGGGTGAAAGGGTCAGTGAAAACAACCTGCCCCTGACTTGACCCCAGAACCAGAGCTTGAAATTgcaccaatccctgagcttgcccCAGAGTCAGGCTacagaatcccaccaatccctgagcatagAATCCCACCAACCACTGAGGCCCCTGAACacagaatcccaccaatccctgaacACAGAATCCCCTGAACACAGAATCCCACTAATCCCTGAGATCCCTGGGcacaaaatcccaccaatccctgatcTTGCCCTAGAATTGGGCCACAAAAACCCACCAATTGCAAGCCACCCAGGGAAGTCCCACTCcccaagaaaccctatataaactCTGTGCCCTGTTCAATTTGCTCCTGCTTCTCACCCTAGAGGCAGCTACCCTCCTGGATttttctgatggaggagggtctatgtgttactttcattggttaataaagaaactgccaaaaaaaaaaaaaagaaaagaaactgccttggcctttgataggccagcccttaggtgggtggagaagatagaacagaatgctgggagaaagaagccgagtcagtcagtcgccatgattctcccacctgagacagatgcaggttaagatctttcctggtaaaccactacctcatggtgctacacagattattagaaatgggctaatcaagatgtgagagttagccagtaagaggctggaactaatgggccaggcagtatttaaaagaatacagtttctgtgtaattatttcgggtaaagctagctgggagccGGGCCGCAGCCGACTGCTCCCACCACTACATTTTTCCTTCCCAATAAACCTCCTGAGTGAGGTTTATTGTGCAGTGTGTGACATTTTCCTTGGAGTGGAGCCCAgctttaatgatttttttgtcAGAGCAGAGCGGTTAATAACTTCACTGGGGAAACCCTCCCCTACCAGAACAGAGTGGTCCACTTGTATTGGGAaaacctttccctggagcagAGCTGTAAGCTGCCACTCTTAGAGTGACTGTGACATTCTTTGGCTCCCGATGGTCAGAATTCCTTTCCATTCAAGCTGCAATACTTACAGGGAGTTCTATTAGCCCCCAAAGAAACATGGGACAAGTCTCACTCAGTACCTGTAGCTCCTCCCAGCACTTCTCACCCAGCCCCACATCCTAAACCTCTCCAACCTAGGCTCTGGGCCTAATTTGCCTTCCCCCGGTTCTGATCCCTATGCAACAGCTGTTATTCTTAAAATCTGGGGGTTCCCCCCGCCCGGCAGGCTCATGGAGCAGCAGCAAGCTCCAGGGGGTCCCCAGCGGTGCCAGGCGCCGGCTCCAGAGTCGGGCACCCGAGTGGTGGCAGAGTTCCCATCAGCGGGAAGCCACAAGGCAGAATTCCCAATGCGCGGCGGTTGTGAGCAGACCCATGGACACAGAAAGTAGCCATAAAAGCatttattgagagagagagggagagagggacag is from Microtus pennsylvanicus isolate mMicPen1 chromosome 1, mMicPen1.hap1, whole genome shotgun sequence and encodes:
- the Dynlt2b gene encoding dynein light chain Tctex-type protein 2B isoform X2; the protein is MAASTKSRSISVGASEGLFEADKNSGEPENTYILRPIFQQRFRPSVVKDCIHAVLKEELASAEYSPDEMPHLTKHLSETIKDKLKELGYDRYKMVVQVVIGEQRGEGVFMAARCFWDADTDNYTHDVFMNGFSV
- the Dynlt2b gene encoding dynein light chain Tctex-type protein 2B isoform X1, producing MAASTKSRSISVGASEGLFEADKNSGEPENTYILRPIFQQRFRPSVVKDCIHAVLKEELASAEYSPDEMPHLTKHLSETIKDKLKELGYDRYKMVVQVVIGEQRGEGVFMAARCFWDADTDNYTHDVFMNDSLFCVVAAFGCFYY
- the Dynlt2b gene encoding dynein light chain Tctex-type protein 2B isoform X3: MAASTKSRSISVGASEGLFEADKNSGEPENTYILRPIFQQRFRPSVVKDCIHAVLKEELASAEYSPDEMPHLTKHLSETIKDKLKAWLLDVSGMQTLTTTLMMSS